CTCGTCTTGGCAGACGTCATGATGCCCGGAATGTCCGGCATCGATCTTCTGCAAATCACGAAGTCGTTATATCCGGAAGTGGCGGTGCTTATGGTCACCGCGATAGATGACAAGGACACGGGCGTGCTTGCTGTAGAACTCGGAGCGTACGGTTATGTCATCAAGCCTTTTGAAAGGAACGAGATCTTGATCAATGTCGCGAATGCCATGGAACGCCGAAGGCTCACACGCCTTGTACTAGAGGGTGCCCCCGACAAGCCTTTGGCCGCGCGGGCGACAACGCAAAGGCATCCCCCCGTTAAGATTTCGGCAAGAAAGGTCCTCGATCTGATCAATTCCGGCATGGACGAGGCCGCACTAATGGGGGAACTCAATCTCTCTGCCAAAGCACTCAACAGTCTCATGGACCAGTTGGTAGCCACTGGACTGTTCAAGCAGTCGGACGTCGATCGCAGAAGTTCCCTGTCTCCCGGCTCGGTCGTGGTAGATCTTGAGCAGACCAAATTTCCTGAAAGTAATAGAGAAAAGCCGGCTGTCAGCGCAAAGGATGCTGCCGAATGCATCAGGTCTGGAATGGACGATTCATCTCTCATGAAACGATACGGAGTTTCCGCAAAGGGACTTCGGAGCCTATTCAGGAAATTGGTCGCGTCGGGAGTTGTTGAACAGTTCGAACTTGACAAGCGGATGTCAGAGACGCATCAGTGGGCGTTCCTCGAAGAATGATCGTTGGCACCACTCTTCGGGTCTGCTCCGATGGGGGTCCGGTCCGGTCTTGGCTCATGTGTAGGAAATGGGTCAGTGGAGCTGTCGTTCGATGGCGGCCACGCGTCTTTTCAGCCTTTTGTCTGCCCGGATCTCCTTCTCCACTCGAGAAACCACGCTGCTCACGCTACTGTAGTTGCCCGGATCAAAAGCTTTCCCTATGGTGGCAAGGGTTTCTCCGGAGAGACGCCTGGCAAGGTAGATATAAGGTCTTGCGGTGGTTTAAGAAAAAAGGCTGTTGCAGCCTTTCAGGCGATGGGCACATAGCCTACGCGACAGGACGAAGCTATGTCAAGGAATCTTCCATCCAGGCAAAGCATGCCACTTGTGGAGCACTCCGAAAGTGGGCCCAAGCCATCTTCCGGCTCACCCCTGAGGCATGGAAGCCGCATGACACCTCAACATGAGCCAAGAGCAGACGTGACCCCTTTTCTTTAGATGTCTTGATTGACAAGCAATGTCATCCCTTTATTCAAGATCACATGAGCCAGTAGAAGACGTGACCCCTTTTTCGGCTGTACCCTCAGCAAGGAAACGATCCTTTCCTTGCCATAGGGATGTTTTTTCCCTTGACAGAGGGCCTTTTATTGGGTGACGCCTTTTTCAAATCATTCACCGCTGATCGCTGTGCAGAAGCCGCAGACCTCCTCCTCGGTTAAGGTCCGGCCGCATCGATGACATTTCAGGCACGCACGTGATTCTCCTGTAAAAGCCCTGAAGATGGCGCTTTCAGACAAACTGGTTCGTTCATAGAACTCAAGTTCCGTCATCAGTCCAACTTCGACCAGTCTCCGGAAGACGTACCGGAGCAACTCCGGGGCCAAGCGGTGCTTCTCCATCAGTTCGAAGTCATTCATTCCGGTCCTAAGATCCCGAGCCACTTCGCTGGCACTTACCCTGATCTTTACTTTGGCCATTGTCCCCCCAGCGCTTCACTCAAGAAGCCTACATCAAAGCCGCTTCCCACCAAAAGGCCTAAGCATCTAATAGCCCTTCAGGGTCATTCGAAGGTCAGAGTCATTATTTCCAGCAATTCGTCCAGAGCGGCTGCACCATTCTGGTCTATATCGGCAATTTCAAATCCCGCCGATAAGCCCCCTTCACTCTGATTAGGCCTGAACCACCTACATACTGCCTGAACCCTTATCGGGTTGATGTCCATGATCTCAGAAGGAACAAGCATCAGGGTCTTGACCTCCTCCACTCTGGCAAGGAGCCCTCTTGCCCCGAATCCCCTATTCGAGACGTCTATAATCTGCCCGGCATTTTGGGGATTGTTCTCTTCAAAGACCTCAATAGTTAGGATTGGGTAGCTTCTCATTGCGTCGCGGATGCCGCGAAGAGTGATTGAATCGTCCAAGTTCGGATAGATACCCAGAAGCTCGTCCCATGTCAGAATGCCAGAGTGCGCGAGTTTCCAAAAGGTGCTCTGAAGTCCGCGAGATGAGAGGCCATACTTTTCCATGATTTGTGATTCTGTCATTCCCTCCAGGATATCTTCGGTAATTGCCCGAACATTGACTCTCTTTTTCTCACGAAATCCACTTCTGTCCCTAAAGAAGGCAATCCCCGCCTGCGTCATTTCTTCAAAGATCCTCTTGAGCCCGTTTCTGGACAACCCGTATTTCTGCATGAGGTCCTTGTTGGTCATTCCGGACCTGATGTTTCTCAACAGTTCTCTTGCATCGATCTGCCTTATCGCACCTAGTGCTACTAATTGGCTGAAGAGGCTTTCTAACCCCCCGGGCGAAAGGTTGTACCTTTTCATCAGAGAAGTATCGCTCATCCCCGACCGTATGTCCTTAAGAGCTGCCGCGGCATCGATAACACGCTTTGCCAGATTCACTTGCACTTACGTATTCCCCAGGACCTCAACAACAGATCTGCCCAATCTCAGGGATGCGGTCCTCGAAAAAACCCCACCCTAGGGCTGCTAGCCCTCATGGAAATCACATTTTTCTGATGATCCTCTCGTACCAGGCAACAGGAAAATCCTGGCTGAGACGCGCGGAACGACCACATGTGCCACACCACGCTAATAGCGTTGCAGGATCTCGGATGGAAAACATGATTATGCTTTTGATCTCGATCATGGAGCCGCCGCAGTGACAGCAAGTCTCGGTCAAAGGCCCCAAAAAGGTTGCCGTATGGTTTGCCCTAAAACCGAGAGAAGCCAAATCATAGTCGCGCTATTGTATAAGCTAAGTTCATGCGATTCCTGGGCGTACCCAACCCCCGTCCCTCGGTCAAACACGACTTTCCTCTCCTCCCTTACGTGGATACGGCTAAGCGATTTCGGGCCAAGGGACAGGTCAGGTGAAAGGTGCGGGTTCATAATCCCTCGAATGTAAAAACGTGCATGAACTTTTTCAATTCAGCCAGATTACCTGGAGTAATCCGAATAATTCGGAAACCAGCTCTCAACGTGTTTAACCATCTGCATTCCGCCGAGAAAGATATGGGCTGAACATCGTCGAAGTTTATCGCTGGGATGGTGAGTTCCTTTACGTCGCCCTCCCACGTTTTTATGCCGGCTATCAATAGGCCCGCCTCGGATACATCTAGGATTTGGTAGCCTTCACCGCAAGTTCCTGCCTCATAAATCTCAATTTTGCCAAACAATTTCTTCCTGGGCCTTTGACGCACGTACTTTCGCGAGGATTCCCCCTTGCCGAGTGCCGGGGGATCATACCTCTTCAACTTCGCTCGCCATCCTTCTGGCAAGCGATATCTTATTTGGTTCAGGTCTATGACGCCCATCATGATGAGCCTCTTAAAAACCCGATAAAGATCCCCAGCGGAATCTATGCCGTACTTGTTCATGAGTTGACGATCTACCATTCCAGACTGAACGTCTTGAGAAAATGCTTCAACACAAATGCGGAGAAAACCGGCCGCCATATGTTAAGGCCCGTCCTCTTCAAAGCCTATCGTTGATAGGCTATATTTGGAGCATCATATATGACCCGACTCTCTGACCGGCGGTGGAGAAACGATGTACTTAACACCGATAGTAACCCGAAAATCCTACGAATTGCATCCACCTGCAAGTCGGCACGTTGCTTCAACAACACAGCTCAAGTAGAGGAATCAGTTTCCTGATCTCTTTGCAGTCCGCCTCCGAGAGTTCAATAATTCTCAGGCCTGTCACATAAACCCCACCGAGCGTGTCTGACCACCTGCACTCTGCCCTGAATCTGAAGGAATTCACCTCCAGAAAAGAGTCCGGATGCACAACGAGCGTCAAGATGTCTCCCGGAAAAGCCTTGATTCCTGCCAACCGAATTCCTGTTTCTGAAATGTCCTTGACGGTCCCTTTTAGCGTGGGATCACCGGCTTCCACAACGACCAGCTCGAAATCGAGGCAATATCTCTCCAGGTCTCGGCGATTTCCGCGTGCAACCGCCTCGGCCAAGAAGAATTCGCTACCCAATAGTTCCTCTGGCACGATAGCTTTGAGTTCCAATAGTCTATTGTAGAGCAAGTGAAGAGCCGCCCGAGAAAGCCCGTAGACCTCCGTCAAGTCGCCATCGGTCAGGCCTTTCCTGAAATCCTTTAAGAAATCTTTTACGTTTACCTTTATTTTTTGAGAGGCAGATTCTTGGCAATCTCTTGTGCTCAGCAATCCAAGGGATGCCAGTTCCTCGTAAAGACTTTGGAGACCCACCGGAGAAATCTTGTACTTCTCCATCAGCGCAGGGTCACTCATGCCCGCGCGAATATCTTTGAGTGCCTTCACGGCACTGATTTGTCGGTCCGCCATTCCACTCCCCACAGCCGAGCCTGGCCTTCAGGGTTTGTTTAATCGTCGCACCGTATTGAACGGTGTGTCAATACTGAAAACAAGGTACAATATTGGGTATGGAAAATACCCCCTCTACTGCCGAAACAGGGTAGAGAATGGAAGGTGTCAGTTACTATTTTTCAGGATCAATCAGATCTTATTCGGATGAATCTGGATCAAAACGGGGGGAAATCACTGGGGTTATCGTGCAAGAACTCGAATGATAGTAGTTTCAAATCGGCCTGTCACGCCGGAGGTCGCGAGTTCGAGTCTCGTCGCTCCCGCCACTAAATTAAATAACTGGCCCGTTGATCGTTTTCAGCATATAGCCGGTATGTTCGGAAGATGTTCAGAATCTTGCCCACAGGTATCTTTGCCAGGCTCCGCGGTTTTTTTTCGAGTCCCCAAAATTTCAGTTAAGCCGCGGTTAAACGATACGTTGTCAATCGCATGGAAAGGCTCCTGGTCGATGATTCTCCATATGACGGCCGGAGGTGGCATGTTCATGTCGCGTCGGGGTTTGCTCAGTCCGGAGGCCACGGGAAACTTTTTAGATGCTCGGTCGTCTAAAACTGGTAATTGAGACGCTGGAGCGTAATAATATGCGTACGCCCCAATGAGGCCACAGGCCCGTGAATACTCGAAGTTATTGCTCAAATTAAGACCTGTTTACTTAAAGATTATAGACCGTTGGGACGCCGGGGGACAAATGAAGAGAAGCAAATATTGCATTTTTGTCGGCATATTATCCCTATGTGCCGTAACTGTCCTCGGAGGTTGCAGCACGATACTAGTGTTGGACCCCAAAGGACCGATTGGCGAGGCGGAGCGCTTCGTCATCATTGCGGCCATCGTGCTCATGCTGATCGTCGTCATTCCCGTTTTCATCATGGCGTTGTGGTTTCCCCTAAAGTACAGAGCTTCCAATACCGAATCGAATTATATGCCTAAATGGAGTCATTCCGGTAAAATCGAGTTCTTCATGTGGGCGGTCCCCGTTGCCATTGTCACGGTTCTTGCGATTCTGGCCTGGAACACCACCCATTCTCTGGATCCGTACAGGCCCATCCCATCGGCCGACAAGCCCATCAACATCGAAGCCGTATGCCTGGATTGGAAATGGCTCTTCATCTACCCGGATCACAATATCGCGACCGTCAATCAAATCACTTTTCCAGTCAATGTTCCGGTCAGCTTCAAAATCACCTCTGACACCGTAATGGCTTCCTTCTTCATCCCGCAACTGGGCAGCCAGATTTACGCCATGGCAGGCATGCAAACCCGATTGCATCTCCTGGCTGATACACCAGGCGCTTATGCCGGTCACAATCAGCAATTCACCGGCCGCGGTTACGCGGACATGCATTTTAAAGCGAATGCGGTTTCCCGTGAAGAGTTTGAATCGTGGGTGCAAAAGATCGGACAATCCCCGGAAAAGCTGGATCTGGAACGATATGAGAAGCTCGCAAAGCCGAGCGACGGCTACCACCCCGTGACCTATTTCTCTTCAGTCAAGCCCGATCTGTTCGAGTATATCCTGCGCAAATACGATCCGGCTTGGGGCAAACATCCCGGTCATATGAGCGGAGGCTCTGTTTCCACCCACGCAAGGACC
This DNA window, taken from Desulfomonile tiedjei, encodes the following:
- a CDS encoding PilZ domain-containing protein, producing the protein MNKYGIDSAGDLYRVFKRLIMMGVIDLNQIRYRLPEGWRAKLKRYDPPALGKGESSRKYVRQRPRKKLFGKIEIYEAGTCGEGYQILDVSEAGLLIAGIKTWEGDVKELTIPAINFDDVQPISFSAECRWLNTLRAGFRIIRITPGNLAELKKFMHVFTFEGL
- a CDS encoding response regulator; the encoded protein is MEDRRIKVLIVDDEPYIGDLLRRYLTPEGYDCRVVFSGEEALKALESNSFNLVLADVMMPGMSGIDLLQITKSLYPEVAVLMVTAIDDKDTGVLAVELGAYGYVIKPFERNEILINVANAMERRRLTRLVLEGAPDKPLAARATTQRHPPVKISARKVLDLINSGMDEAALMGELNLSAKALNSLMDQLVATGLFKQSDVDRRSSLSPGSVVVDLEQTKFPESNREKPAVSAKDAAECIRSGMDDSSLMKRYGVSAKGLRSLFRKLVASGVVEQFELDKRMSETHQWAFLEE
- a CDS encoding PilZ domain-containing protein, whose translation is MADRQISAVKALKDIRAGMSDPALMEKYKISPVGLQSLYEELASLGLLSTRDCQESASQKIKVNVKDFLKDFRKGLTDGDLTEVYGLSRAALHLLYNRLLELKAIVPEELLGSEFFLAEAVARGNRRDLERYCLDFELVVVEAGDPTLKGTVKDISETGIRLAGIKAFPGDILTLVVHPDSFLEVNSFRFRAECRWSDTLGGVYVTGLRIIELSEADCKEIRKLIPLLELCC
- the cyoA gene encoding ubiquinol oxidase subunit II; its protein translation is MKRSKYCIFVGILSLCAVTVLGGCSTILVLDPKGPIGEAERFVIIAAIVLMLIVVIPVFIMALWFPLKYRASNTESNYMPKWSHSGKIEFFMWAVPVAIVTVLAILAWNTTHSLDPYRPIPSADKPINIEAVCLDWKWLFIYPDHNIATVNQITFPVNVPVSFKITSDTVMASFFIPQLGSQIYAMAGMQTRLHLLADTPGAYAGHNQQFTGRGYADMHFKANAVSREEFESWVQKIGQSPEKLDLERYEKLAKPSDGYHPVTYFSSVKPDLFEYILRKYDPAWGKHPGHMSGGSVSTHARTRVSEEN